Proteins encoded by one window of Arabidopsis thaliana chromosome 2, partial sequence:
- a CDS encoding uncharacterized protein (unknown protein; FUNCTIONS IN: molecular_function unknown; INVOLVED IN: biological_process unknown; LOCATED IN: endomembrane system; EXPRESSED IN: root; Has 25 Blast hits to 25 proteins in 6 species: Archae - 0; Bacteria - 0; Metazoa - 0; Fungi - 0; Plants - 25; Viruses - 0; Other Eukaryotes - 0 (source: NCBI BLink).), translating into MATINVYVFAFIFLLTISVGSIEGRKLTKFTVTTSEEIRAGGSVLSSSPPTEPLESPPSHGVDTFRPTEPGHSPGIGHSVHN; encoded by the coding sequence ATGGCGACGATTAATGTTTACGTTTTTgcatttatctttcttttgacTATTAGTGTTGGTTCAATTGAAGGCCGAAAACTCACCAAATTCACCGTAACGACGTCTGAGGAAATCAGAGCTGGTGGCTCTGTATTGTCGTCGTCACCTCCGACTGAGCCACTTGAGTCGCCGCCGAGCCACGGGGTTGATACCTTCAGACCTACGGAACCTGGTCATAGCCCCGGTATTGGACATTCCGTACATAATTAA
- the ICK1 gene encoding Cyclin-dependent kinase inhibitor family protein (ICK1; CONTAINS InterPro DOMAIN/s: Cyclin-dependent kinase inhibitor (InterPro:IPR003175), Cyclin-dependent kinase inhibitor, plant (InterPro:IPR016701); BEST Arabidopsis thaliana protein match is: KIP-related protein 2 (TAIR:AT3G50630.1); Has 507 Blast hits to 479 proteins in 88 species: Archae - 0; Bacteria - 19; Metazoa - 119; Fungi - 13; Plants - 208; Viruses - 0; Other Eukaryotes - 148 (source: NCBI BLink).) yields MVRKYRKAKGIVEAGVSSTYMQLRSRRIVYVRSEKSSSVSVVGDNGVSSSCSGSNEYKKKELIHLEEEDKDGDTETSTYRRGTKRKLFENLREEEKEELSKSMENYSSEFESAVKESLDCCCSGRKTMEETVTAEEEEKAKLMTEMPTESEIEDFFVEAEKQLKEKFKKKYNFDFEKEKPLEGRYEWVKLE; encoded by the exons ATGGtgagaaaatatagaaaagcTAAAGGAATTGTAGAAGCTGGAGTTTCGTCAACGTATATGCAGCTACGGAGCCGGAGAATTGTTTATGTTAGATCGGAAAAATCAAGCTCTGTCTCCGTCGTCGGTGATAATGGAGTTTCGTCGTCTTGTAGTGGAAGCAATgaatataagaagaaagaattaaTACATCTGGAG GAGGAAGATAAAGATGGTGACACTGAAACGTCGACGTATCGACG GGGTACGAAGAGGAAGCTTTTTGAAAATCTgagagaggaggagaaagaagaattaaGTAAATCCATGGAGAATTATTCATCGGAATTTGAATCGGCGGTTAAAGAATCGTTAGATTGTTGTTGTAGCGGGAGGAAAACGATGGAGGAGACGGtgacggcggaggaggaggagaaggcgAAATTGATGACGGAGATGCCAACGGAATCGgaaattgaagatttttttgtggAAGCTGAGAAACAActcaaagaaaaattcaagaagaa gtaCAATTTCGATTTCGAGAAGGAGAAGCCATTAGAAGGACGTTACGAATGGGTAAAGttagagtga